A window of uncultured Draconibacterium sp. contains these coding sequences:
- a CDS encoding DUF4249 domain-containing protein produces MQTLLKKVTTIILIATLFCACEKTIDFDSNVVKSKIVVNGILRPGLKIQAQIVGSRSQLSPENFFESLPEAQADLYVDGTFVETLTYVGKLDTFIEHLDYDVINKTPYNNGVYTGQTIAQIGKTYRLEISAKGYDAVSCKTTVPFPVKIMDADTSIHEKKEDDYTMSTQIKVAITFNDPPNINNYFRIQKASFAGNVYAYSYGQDSIIYSDTILTQYVQNEWVDISDPVFNESDNEANEIVMGAPLNNYAIFTDEMFRNNQYTLTLSEYSYQYLDLKYQDNFRINTIVLCTLSEEYYNYLNTANYHHWFEDDYFSEPVPVYSNVIGGMGIWCAESFDEYEYKTGEYPLAGKTYIDYSDFRNNNDGNYGYGYGYGSSPYGY; encoded by the coding sequence ATGCAAACTCTACTAAAAAAAGTAACAACCATAATACTCATTGCCACATTGTTCTGTGCTTGCGAAAAAACAATCGATTTTGATAGCAATGTTGTGAAATCAAAAATTGTTGTGAATGGCATATTGAGGCCAGGCCTGAAAATACAAGCACAAATTGTTGGCAGTAGAAGCCAGCTATCGCCCGAAAACTTCTTTGAGTCGTTACCTGAAGCTCAAGCAGATTTATATGTAGATGGAACCTTTGTTGAAACGCTGACTTACGTCGGTAAGCTTGATACTTTTATAGAACATCTCGACTACGATGTTATTAATAAAACACCTTACAATAATGGTGTTTATACCGGCCAAACAATAGCGCAGATTGGAAAAACGTATCGTTTAGAGATTTCGGCAAAGGGATACGATGCCGTAAGTTGTAAAACAACCGTACCTTTTCCTGTAAAAATTATGGATGCAGATACTTCAATACACGAAAAAAAAGAAGATGATTACACAATGAGTACACAGATTAAAGTTGCAATTACTTTTAATGATCCGCCCAACATCAATAATTATTTTCGTATTCAAAAAGCAAGTTTTGCAGGAAATGTATATGCCTATTCGTATGGGCAGGATTCAATTATTTATTCAGATACTATACTTACTCAATATGTACAAAACGAATGGGTTGATATTTCAGATCCTGTTTTTAATGAGAGCGATAATGAAGCCAATGAAATTGTGATGGGAGCACCCCTGAATAACTATGCTATTTTTACAGATGAAATGTTCAGAAACAATCAGTATACTTTAACACTCAGTGAGTATTCCTATCAATATTTAGATTTAAAATATCAGGACAATTTTAGGATAAATACAATTGTTTTGTGCACCTTAAGTGAGGAGTATTATAACTATTTAAATACTGCAAATTATCACCATTGGTTTGAGGATGATTATTTTTCGGAGCCTGTTCCAGTCTATTCAAATGTTATTGGAGGAATGGGAATCTGGTGTGCCGAAAGTTTTGATGAATATGAATACAAAACCGGAGAATATCCGCTGGCAGGAAAAACCTACATCGACTATTCTGATTTTAGAAATAATAATGATGGGAATTATGGTTACGGATATGGTTACGGATCTTCACCCTATGGCTATTAA